Proteins from a genomic interval of Leptospira bandrabouensis:
- a CDS encoding alpha-2-macroglobulin family protein, with product MFAKRWLFLILFLSLFLVRSDESQTLPAAIEFFTPNGFVKQPKQVTVRFTKPMVSLGDIRPKVDIFQIKCPLPGTSRFLDSTTWVYEFEKELPGGVECSFQLKEDTKTLKGELVQGERSFAFHTGGPSVQYSTPYNGGSITEDQIFVLHLDAKPDLASFQKYTYFRSEELGNRIPIVLVTGSERKAILKSNGDTDREETILLKSKQTFLPDRQIQLVLGKGTKSVWGGEIREDEVLSFAVRPVFSVRFSCERVNAKSDCIPILPVSLSFSSAVSRSLLEKIKLVSKDGKEYPQSFMPEKGNEFYEWVSFPGPFPENSEFEIRIPELVDDNNRSLANNASFPLKFKTDEFPPLAKFSAKFGILESKAKPALPVTLRNLEASLPMKSISLGVGGKSQKTMDILEIQKWFQILSTREREQSVFQNPPTNTGISNFSLPKPNGKKPMEVVGIPLETPGFYVVELASDVLGNSLLEKKGKMYVSSAALVTNLSAHFKWGKDTSLVWVTNLDQGLPEPGVQVKVLDCKGNLRGAGITGKDGSMLFGNLSFQEIPYCGYHELGSGLTIFVQKNDDISFTSSTWDKGIESWRYQLPSATTGYSKEIKSIVLDRTLFKKGETVHLRHVRRGFGNKGLVAADPKDYPSQVVIKHEGSGDAYPVPLVWSFPGHSESEFKIPKNAKHGVYIVYYPYSNDDSSYGETITQFRVEEFRLPVVKGNIQLAGEKQELVSPKESKVLFGLEYLSGGGAGGFPVKIRSQVVSSYYSPKEEYSAFSFSPESIKEGKWKASGYDEEEVEESKPALLSTSLKTDEKGFLQYTFSGLKTGSGYGSFQVEMEYADPSGEIQTVSRSFSVSPAEVHLGILPDGWLFTEDNVKLQLVALDQKDKTIGSQKIKVTAYKREFYSNRKRLVGGFYAYEHYEEVTKLGDFCEGKTDSKGILICEGKSPGVGDIVFLAETKDSKGNQTNSSYNVWVSSKQEAWFDVSDHNRMDILPEKRSVEVGETIKVQVRSPFREATALVSLEREGVLDYFVTPVSGKDPVISIPIKKEYAPNVFVSVFLVRGRVGDPKPTGLVDLAKPGYRLGLTMLKVGYKPYSLSVSVNPEKKLYQVRETANVEIEIKTSEGKVPVESTEVTLAVVDEALLELSPNPTWNLLDSMMGTRPHTVGTSTAQSQIIGKRHFGLKAKPEGGSGGKQSTRSLFDTLLYWKGKGIVGKDGKLKFSFPLNDSLTSFRIVAVATSGAKEFGTGMAKIQTTQKIQSFSGIPPVVRLGDNLRHEVTLRNAGENKEQLRLRLSVTDVKNGTDVKEDLETKSAILGPGETKVVFWDLTVPENTTKRKFHLEVSAPNGTILDQMAVEQKVLPVDSERVYQAGLFLYESPIKESVQVPEGSKPDSGKMIWKASPTILTSLSGIQNYFHNYPYYCMEQRVSKAIGLKSEVLWNEVLSDLNSFLDYSGFVKYFARMEHGSEILTAYILTSAQLTNKKIPEDALGRMIAGLQGYVEGRVNGERYRFGADSVIRKIIVWEALTRYQTYEWEQVRPIFDGLEFLPTASLIDLAEIWGRVNGGDSSVKSRLISVLRSRLNIQGSELVIADSGFTNPWWILGSRDYTMAKFLLWSFSEPSYKKDMPRLIKGFVKMQKRGSYDTTLGNAYSILVFDRVSKLLESEKVTGGKIKIQSTKEVYQLEPNGKQTVSQTIGTTLETVSVSYDGKGKPWVEWSVNSILPLKAPISSGYRIKRTFEPVQVAKSGVLTKGDTIRVTLEIQADSDKTWVVVEDPIPPGSLPLGRGFGRESIIQGEGKTGDTSYYLSFEEKTLSMYRAYFEYLPKGTHTIEHSFRLNHSGSFKMPATRVEAMYSPETHAEWPNETVRISENGD from the coding sequence ATGTTTGCAAAGCGCTGGCTTTTTCTTATCCTTTTCTTATCTTTATTTTTGGTTCGTTCTGATGAATCACAAACCCTTCCTGCGGCTATAGAATTTTTCACTCCTAATGGATTTGTCAAACAGCCAAAACAAGTGACCGTACGGTTCACAAAACCTATGGTTTCTCTCGGAGATATAAGACCCAAGGTTGATATTTTTCAAATCAAATGTCCCCTCCCTGGGACCAGTCGTTTTCTCGACTCCACTACTTGGGTTTATGAATTTGAAAAAGAACTTCCTGGTGGAGTGGAATGTTCCTTCCAATTAAAAGAGGATACCAAAACTCTAAAGGGAGAACTAGTTCAAGGCGAACGCAGTTTTGCTTTTCATACAGGAGGACCTTCTGTACAATATTCGACTCCCTACAATGGAGGTTCCATCACCGAAGACCAAATCTTTGTTTTACATTTGGATGCAAAACCGGATCTTGCTTCTTTTCAAAAATATACCTACTTTCGTTCGGAAGAATTAGGAAATAGAATCCCCATTGTCCTCGTCACTGGATCGGAAAGAAAGGCAATCTTAAAATCAAATGGTGATACCGATCGGGAAGAAACAATTCTTTTAAAATCAAAACAAACTTTTTTACCAGATAGGCAAATCCAACTTGTTCTTGGTAAAGGAACCAAATCGGTTTGGGGTGGGGAAATTAGAGAGGATGAGGTTTTGTCTTTTGCGGTAAGACCTGTATTCTCTGTTAGGTTTAGCTGCGAAAGGGTAAATGCAAAATCTGATTGTATTCCGATCCTACCTGTTTCGCTTTCTTTTAGTTCGGCGGTCTCACGTTCTTTATTAGAAAAAATCAAATTAGTTTCTAAAGATGGAAAAGAATATCCGCAATCATTTATGCCAGAAAAGGGAAATGAATTTTATGAATGGGTGAGTTTTCCTGGCCCCTTCCCTGAAAATAGCGAATTTGAAATTCGAATTCCCGAACTTGTAGATGACAATAACAGAAGTTTGGCGAACAATGCTTCTTTCCCTTTAAAATTTAAAACAGATGAATTTCCGCCCCTTGCCAAGTTCAGTGCCAAATTTGGAATTTTGGAATCAAAAGCAAAACCGGCCTTACCTGTAACACTTAGAAATTTAGAAGCCAGTCTTCCGATGAAGTCCATTTCTCTAGGTGTTGGCGGGAAAAGCCAAAAAACAATGGATATATTAGAAATCCAAAAATGGTTTCAAATTCTTTCTACTAGAGAAAGAGAACAATCTGTATTTCAAAATCCTCCAACTAACACTGGTATTTCGAATTTCTCACTTCCCAAACCCAATGGGAAAAAGCCAATGGAAGTGGTGGGAATTCCTTTGGAAACTCCTGGGTTTTATGTAGTAGAGCTTGCGAGTGATGTTCTTGGAAATAGTTTACTCGAAAAAAAGGGGAAAATGTATGTTTCTAGTGCGGCCCTTGTCACCAATCTTTCGGCACATTTTAAATGGGGAAAAGATACAAGCCTTGTTTGGGTGACAAACCTTGACCAAGGTCTTCCTGAACCAGGGGTCCAGGTGAAAGTTCTAGACTGTAAAGGAAATTTGCGAGGAGCGGGAATTACAGGAAAAGATGGTAGTATGCTTTTTGGAAATTTAAGTTTCCAAGAAATTCCCTATTGCGGTTATCATGAGTTAGGTTCTGGTTTAACCATTTTTGTACAAAAAAATGATGATATCAGTTTTACCTCAAGCACCTGGGACAAAGGGATCGAAAGTTGGCGTTACCAGCTTCCGAGTGCCACAACCGGATATTCCAAAGAAATCAAATCCATTGTCCTTGATCGAACTTTATTTAAAAAAGGAGAAACGGTTCACTTAAGGCATGTTCGGCGAGGATTTGGAAACAAAGGCCTAGTTGCAGCCGATCCAAAAGACTATCCATCTCAGGTGGTGATCAAACATGAAGGATCGGGGGATGCGTATCCCGTGCCATTGGTTTGGTCTTTTCCGGGTCACTCCGAGTCCGAATTTAAAATTCCTAAAAATGCCAAACATGGGGTTTATATTGTCTATTACCCTTATTCAAATGATGATTCTAGTTATGGAGAAACAATCACACAATTTCGAGTCGAAGAATTTCGCCTCCCTGTCGTCAAAGGAAATATACAACTTGCTGGCGAGAAACAAGAGTTAGTTTCTCCTAAGGAATCGAAAGTTCTATTTGGGTTAGAATATTTGTCGGGCGGAGGGGCCGGCGGTTTTCCTGTGAAAATTCGCTCCCAGGTAGTCTCTAGTTATTATTCACCAAAAGAAGAGTATTCTGCATTTTCTTTCTCCCCAGAATCCATAAAGGAAGGAAAGTGGAAGGCAAGCGGTTATGACGAAGAAGAAGTCGAAGAATCTAAACCTGCATTACTTTCTACTTCTTTAAAGACAGACGAAAAGGGTTTTTTGCAATATACGTTTAGTGGATTAAAAACCGGTTCTGGTTATGGAAGTTTCCAAGTAGAAATGGAATATGCCGATCCATCTGGTGAAATCCAAACTGTTTCTAGAAGTTTTTCTGTTTCCCCTGCGGAGGTACATTTGGGAATCCTTCCCGATGGTTGGTTATTTACGGAAGATAACGTTAAACTGCAGTTAGTGGCTCTCGATCAAAAAGACAAAACTATTGGTTCCCAAAAAATAAAAGTCACTGCCTACAAAAGAGAATTTTATTCCAACCGGAAACGTTTGGTAGGTGGTTTTTATGCTTATGAACATTATGAAGAGGTAACAAAACTCGGAGATTTTTGCGAAGGAAAAACAGATTCTAAAGGAATTTTAATTTGTGAAGGTAAATCGCCTGGTGTGGGTGATATCGTGTTTCTTGCAGAAACAAAAGATTCTAAGGGGAACCAAACTAACTCCAGTTATAATGTTTGGGTAAGCTCCAAACAAGAAGCCTGGTTTGATGTGAGTGACCACAACCGTATGGATATTCTCCCAGAGAAACGTTCCGTGGAGGTAGGGGAAACCATTAAAGTCCAAGTTCGTTCTCCTTTCCGAGAAGCAACAGCCCTTGTCAGTTTAGAAAGAGAAGGTGTTCTCGATTATTTTGTAACCCCGGTATCGGGAAAAGATCCAGTGATTTCCATTCCTATCAAAAAGGAATATGCTCCCAACGTTTTTGTTTCTGTATTTTTAGTTCGTGGTCGCGTCGGAGATCCCAAACCAACAGGTCTAGTGGATTTAGCAAAACCAGGATACCGTTTGGGTCTGACTATGTTAAAAGTCGGATACAAACCGTACAGTTTGTCTGTCTCTGTAAATCCTGAGAAAAAACTTTACCAAGTCCGAGAAACGGCAAATGTAGAAATTGAAATCAAAACTTCAGAGGGAAAGGTTCCTGTGGAATCAACAGAAGTGACACTTGCCGTTGTAGACGAAGCACTTTTGGAACTATCTCCGAACCCCACTTGGAATTTATTAGATTCTATGATGGGAACAAGACCTCATACTGTGGGAACTTCCACTGCCCAATCACAGATCATTGGAAAACGTCATTTTGGTTTGAAAGCAAAACCGGAGGGAGGAAGTGGGGGAAAACAATCCACACGTTCTCTTTTTGATACCTTACTCTATTGGAAAGGAAAGGGAATTGTTGGAAAAGATGGAAAATTAAAGTTTAGTTTTCCTTTAAATGATTCCCTTACCAGTTTTCGGATCGTAGCTGTTGCTACTTCAGGTGCCAAAGAATTTGGAACGGGGATGGCAAAAATCCAAACTACACAAAAAATTCAGTCCTTTTCTGGGATTCCACCTGTGGTTAGGTTAGGTGACAATCTTCGCCATGAAGTAACACTTAGAAATGCTGGTGAAAACAAAGAACAACTTCGATTACGTCTTTCCGTAACGGATGTAAAAAATGGAACCGATGTCAAAGAAGATTTAGAAACCAAATCGGCAATCCTCGGTCCAGGGGAAACTAAAGTAGTTTTTTGGGATTTAACCGTTCCTGAAAATACCACCAAACGAAAGTTCCATTTAGAGGTTTCTGCACCAAATGGAACGATCCTTGACCAAATGGCTGTGGAACAAAAAGTTTTGCCTGTGGATTCAGAAAGAGTATACCAAGCAGGTTTGTTTTTATATGAATCACCAATAAAAGAATCGGTTCAGGTTCCTGAAGGTTCAAAACCCGACTCTGGTAAAATGATTTGGAAGGCATCACCTACCATCCTAACGAGTTTATCTGGAATTCAAAATTATTTCCACAACTATCCTTACTATTGTATGGAACAACGTGTTTCCAAGGCCATCGGACTAAAGTCAGAGGTTTTATGGAATGAGGTTTTATCTGATTTGAATTCCTTTTTAGATTATAGTGGCTTTGTTAAATACTTTGCCCGTATGGAACATGGGAGTGAAATCCTCACAGCTTATATACTAACCTCAGCACAACTTACCAACAAAAAGATTCCTGAAGATGCTTTGGGAAGAATGATTGCAGGTTTACAAGGATATGTAGAAGGCCGTGTCAATGGAGAAAGATATAGATTCGGTGCCGATTCCGTGATTCGAAAAATTATAGTTTGGGAAGCCCTTACAAGATACCAAACTTATGAATGGGAACAAGTAAGACCAATTTTTGACGGACTTGAGTTTTTACCAACCGCATCCCTGATTGACTTAGCAGAAATTTGGGGAAGAGTCAATGGGGGAGATAGTTCTGTCAAATCTAGATTAATTAGTGTTTTGCGATCTAGACTTAATATCCAAGGTTCTGAACTTGTGATTGCGGATTCTGGGTTTACCAATCCTTGGTGGATTTTGGGAAGTCGCGATTATACGATGGCAAAATTTTTACTTTGGTCATTTTCCGAACCAAGTTATAAAAAAGATATGCCTCGCCTGATCAAAGGATTTGTCAAAATGCAAAAACGGGGAAGTTATGATACTACACTTGGGAATGCTTATTCCATTTTGGTATTTGACCGTGTGAGTAAACTCCTAGAATCCGAAAAAGTCACCGGTGGAAAAATAAAGATCCAATCGACAAAAGAAGTGTATCAATTGGAACCTAACGGAAAACAGACGGTATCTCAAACCATCGGAACCACTCTAGAGACAGTTTCTGTGAGTTATGACGGAAAGGGCAAACCTTGGGTGGAATGGTCCGTGAATTCTATCCTACCTTTGAAGGCTCCCATTTCCAGTGGATACCGTATCAAACGAACTTTTGAACCAGTCCAAGTGGCAAAATCTGGGGTTTTGACAAAAGGGGATACCATTAGGGTTACCTTGGAAATCCAAGCAGATTCCGATAAAACTTGGGTGGTTGTGGAAGACCCAATTCCTCCAGGTTCTCTTCCACTGGGTCGAGGATTCGGCAGGGAATCCATCATCCAAGGGGAAGGCAAAACAGGGGATACTTCATATTATTTGAGTTTTGAGGAAAAGACTCTCTCAATGTACAGAGCATATTTTGAGTATCTCCCCAAAGGAACCCATACCATCGAACATAGCTTCCGTTTGAACCATTCGGGAAGTTTTAAGATGCCGGCCACCCGGGTTGAGGCCATGTATTCCCCCGAAACTCATGCAGAATGGCCGAATGAAACTGTAAGGATTTCGGAAAACGGGGACTAG
- a CDS encoding sulfatase family protein, with amino-acid sequence MGPNQAPLFPIRILKISLWFTVFFYLFFLLFNTSFTIMGVDVGDFLKQYLGAFFGVYLNTTLKVFSVSLFLHLSLFSLVFLTYHFLNRREVSWVVLSAWVLLIECLALCHSMVSFPQIYGEFFFFRYPSFASFLYFLTDHTSPFYFSFALGLLLFLFITFLLFQIYLHKNKESYFSLVHVLVLGLVHLSGFYILGIVYFAILFWQGKQYQRVHIKSYGFIIFLLIFLYLIPSIWNQIEVLTKSKEKDKPPIFILSADSLRYDKVGQKINGKSITPNIDSFAKDSFVFHDHHTTIPRTFPSWTDLLTGQYSMSHKVRDMFPSLEEKQRIGSASFPTIQQMLQKLGYKSYAVGSFAADIFPRANFGFDEVLAPNFNARIMTVQRTAESQLFLLPFLTGSWFSGGMYLEEMDGLSTWGDGTRILNRFRSILKREGDSPYSVTYFSSVIHFPYTPAYPYYKSFTNPKYYGKYKYLKFVDPTNSSLPNEEETKQIRGLFDSAVYAFDAEFGEILSELKERGIYDEAIIILTADHGEALYEDVHGQGHGEHLRGEAVTHVPLLIKFPKSKIETTKEHEFFGITSSVDLYPTIMDYFGIPTKQEFPGKSLLPILGKTNWEEDRFVYAETGIWFSDVGDHFFQKQRIPYPNILSLHQVVPEEDYQIMITDPIYRETIAFSKHRSVQNSNYKLIYIPTRQGVLFELYDRKNDPLNRKNLYPLHPVSAKMKDLLYKTVIQWEEATLAGEYLIPSSLSDINEN; translated from the coding sequence ATGGGTCCGAACCAAGCCCCTCTTTTCCCCATCCGAATCCTAAAAATCTCCCTTTGGTTTACAGTTTTTTTTTATCTATTTTTTTTACTCTTTAATACAAGTTTTACCATCATGGGAGTCGATGTAGGAGACTTCCTCAAACAGTATTTAGGTGCTTTTTTTGGAGTTTATCTTAACACTACCCTCAAAGTTTTTTCCGTTTCTCTGTTTTTACACCTCTCTCTCTTTTCTCTTGTTTTCTTAACCTACCATTTTCTGAATCGAAGAGAAGTTTCTTGGGTCGTTTTATCGGCTTGGGTTCTTCTTATTGAATGTTTGGCTCTTTGTCATTCGATGGTTAGTTTTCCACAAATTTATGGTGAGTTCTTTTTCTTCCGATATCCATCTTTTGCTTCGTTCCTTTATTTTTTAACAGACCACACCAGTCCCTTTTATTTCAGTTTTGCTTTAGGACTCCTACTTTTTCTTTTTATCACCTTTCTCCTTTTCCAAATTTATCTCCATAAAAATAAAGAATCCTATTTCTCTTTAGTGCATGTTCTTGTGTTAGGTTTGGTTCATTTGTCAGGATTCTATATTTTGGGGATTGTTTATTTTGCCATTTTGTTTTGGCAGGGAAAACAATACCAAAGAGTCCATATCAAATCTTATGGATTTATTATTTTCCTTTTAATCTTCCTATATTTAATTCCTAGTATTTGGAACCAAATTGAGGTTTTGACTAAATCAAAAGAAAAAGACAAACCTCCCATTTTTATTTTATCTGCTGACTCCCTTCGGTATGATAAAGTGGGCCAGAAAATTAATGGAAAAAGCATTACACCAAATATTGATTCTTTTGCAAAAGATAGTTTTGTCTTCCATGACCACCATACAACGATTCCGCGTACTTTCCCAAGTTGGACAGATTTATTAACGGGACAATATTCGATGAGCCACAAGGTTCGGGATATGTTTCCTTCCTTGGAAGAAAAACAAAGGATTGGATCTGCTTCTTTTCCTACGATCCAACAAATGTTGCAGAAGTTGGGTTACAAAAGTTATGCGGTGGGAAGTTTTGCCGCAGATATTTTTCCCCGCGCCAATTTCGGATTTGATGAAGTATTGGCCCCGAATTTTAATGCTCGCATTATGACCGTTCAGCGAACTGCTGAATCACAGTTGTTTCTATTACCTTTTCTGACTGGTTCCTGGTTTTCCGGCGGAATGTATTTAGAGGAGATGGATGGGTTATCTACTTGGGGTGACGGAACACGAATCCTTAACCGCTTTCGTTCCATTCTCAAACGAGAAGGAGATTCTCCTTATTCGGTCACTTATTTTTCGAGTGTCATTCATTTTCCTTACACTCCTGCTTATCCTTACTACAAATCATTTACAAATCCCAAATATTATGGAAAATATAAGTATTTAAAGTTTGTGGACCCAACTAACTCTTCTTTACCGAACGAAGAGGAAACAAAACAGATCCGGGGGCTTTTTGATAGTGCGGTGTATGCTTTTGATGCCGAGTTTGGAGAGATCCTTTCTGAACTCAAAGAACGTGGGATTTATGACGAAGCCATTATCATTTTGACTGCTGACCACGGGGAAGCATTGTATGAAGATGTACATGGGCAAGGGCACGGTGAACATTTACGTGGGGAAGCAGTGACTCATGTTCCTTTACTCATCAAATTTCCAAAATCTAAAATAGAGACAACAAAAGAACACGAGTTTTTTGGAATCACATCCAGTGTGGATTTATATCCAACCATTATGGATTATTTTGGAATCCCCACCAAGCAGGAGTTTCCTGGTAAGTCATTACTACCGATCCTTGGAAAAACCAATTGGGAAGAAGACAGGTTTGTATATGCGGAAACAGGAATTTGGTTTTCTGATGTTGGGGATCACTTCTTTCAAAAACAAAGGATTCCTTATCCGAACATCCTTTCCCTCCACCAAGTAGTTCCCGAAGAGGACTACCAAATCATGATCACCGATCCTATTTATCGAGAAACCATTGCTTTTTCTAAACATAGGTCAGTTCAAAATTCAAATTATAAATTAATATATATACCTACACGCCAAGGTGTGTTATTTGAATTGTATGATCGAAAAAACGACCCTCTCAATAGGAAAAACCTTTATCCCCTTCACCCAGTAAGTGCCAAAATGAAAGACTTACTTTATAAAACGGTGATCCAGTGGGAAGAAGCCACTCTCGCAGGAGAGTATTTAATACCGAGTTCTTTATCAGATATAAATGAAAACTAA
- the carB gene encoding carbamoyl-phosphate synthase large subunit: protein MPQRNDLKSILIIGSGPIVIGQACEFDYSGTQATKALREKGIRVILVNSNPATIMTDPDLADATYIEPLTVPVLEKIIKKEKPDAILPTVGGQTALNLALALHKEGVLEKYNVELIGAKVDAIRKAEDRELFKQAMEKLGIRVAKSFMVSDMDAARKAKDEIGFPIIIRPAFTLGGTGGGTCYEESEFEEIAQKGLSASPISQILVEESVMGWKEFELEVMRDLADNVVIICSIENLDPMGVHTGDSITVAPQQTLSDREYQRLRDMSIDIIREIGVETGGSNIQFAVNPENGDVIVIEMNPRVSRSSALASKATGFPIAKIAALLSIGYTLDEIRNDITRVTPASFEPSIDYVVTKIPRFAFEKFPGSDNTLGVQMKAVGEAMAIGRNFKESFQKALRSLETDRFGFGSDGYLKELLEWESIPKEERKTWLTAKVKRPTDKRIFYVKMAFDFGMSVEEIFEICKIDPWFLYQFEELFQLENRFRKEGKTMIEEMKKAGFSNRQLAFLNKEEQILSQVRSGAAIEITKAKVEKTLREEEEAIEKYLEEKNIHPVYKRIDTCAGEFEAFTPYMYSSYDEEDEADVTSKKKVMILGGGPNRIGQGIEFDYCCCHASFSLQEAGVESIMVNSNPETVSTDYDTSDRLYFEPLSLEDVMAIFKKEKPDGVIVQLGGQTPLKLAKSLEKRGVPILGTSPDSIDRAEDRKRFAEVLEKLNLKSPENGIAASKDKAREIARKIGYPVLVRPSYVLGGRAMLIVNEESELDKYMEEAEEVSEDRPLLVDSFLQDATEVDVDALCDGKDVFIAGIMEHIEEAGIHSGDSACVLPPQSISQRMLQEIEEATYRLALELNVKGLINVQYAIKEETLYVLEVNPRASRTVPFVAKSIGIPVVKIAVRLMLGESLSSFKLGKRFSAPMITVKEAVLPFSKFPGVDTILGPEMRSTGEVMGVATTKGEAFVKAQIMAGEEPPKHGTVFVTINDKTKKELLEPVRSLSNLGYNIIATEGTHKFLSDNGILSSKINKIYDGYFPNVIDYIKEKKIHLIINTPLSRVTRENAFTIRQAAIKYKVPCLTTSQAARALIHGLVEMKDKGFSVNSLQEIHRGHQK from the coding sequence ATGCCGCAACGTAACGACTTAAAATCAATTTTGATCATCGGATCCGGGCCAATCGTCATCGGGCAGGCATGTGAATTTGACTACTCCGGAACCCAAGCAACCAAAGCCCTACGAGAAAAAGGGATACGAGTCATTCTCGTAAATTCCAATCCGGCAACCATTATGACGGATCCTGATCTTGCCGATGCAACTTACATCGAACCACTCACGGTTCCTGTTCTTGAAAAAATCATAAAAAAAGAAAAACCAGATGCCATCTTACCAACCGTAGGTGGACAAACGGCTCTCAACTTAGCATTGGCCCTTCATAAAGAAGGTGTTTTAGAAAAATACAATGTAGAGTTAATCGGTGCGAAAGTAGACGCCATCCGTAAAGCAGAAGATAGAGAACTTTTCAAACAAGCGATGGAAAAACTGGGAATCCGGGTCGCAAAATCCTTTATGGTTTCCGATATGGATGCCGCAAGAAAAGCAAAAGACGAAATTGGATTTCCTATCATCATTCGACCTGCCTTTACCTTAGGGGGAACAGGTGGTGGAACTTGTTACGAAGAGTCGGAATTCGAAGAAATTGCGCAGAAAGGTTTATCTGCATCCCCCATCTCACAGATATTAGTTGAAGAATCGGTTATGGGATGGAAAGAGTTCGAGTTAGAAGTGATGCGAGATCTGGCCGATAACGTAGTCATCATTTGTTCTATCGAAAATTTAGATCCAATGGGTGTTCATACAGGAGATTCTATTACAGTTGCCCCACAACAAACGTTAAGTGATAGAGAATACCAACGACTCCGTGATATGTCCATCGACATCATTCGAGAGATTGGTGTGGAAACCGGTGGTTCTAATATCCAGTTTGCTGTAAATCCAGAGAATGGTGATGTCATTGTCATTGAAATGAATCCTCGTGTATCAAGATCCTCGGCATTGGCATCGAAAGCAACGGGATTTCCCATTGCAAAAATTGCCGCTTTGTTATCGATAGGATACACTTTGGATGAGATCCGAAATGATATCACTCGTGTGACGCCTGCTAGTTTCGAACCATCCATTGATTATGTGGTTACAAAAATTCCAAGGTTTGCCTTTGAAAAATTCCCTGGTTCCGATAATACCTTAGGAGTTCAAATGAAAGCTGTTGGGGAAGCGATGGCCATTGGTCGTAACTTCAAAGAAAGTTTTCAGAAAGCCCTTCGTTCCTTGGAAACCGACCGATTTGGATTTGGCAGTGATGGTTATTTAAAAGAACTTTTGGAATGGGAATCGATTCCGAAAGAAGAAAGAAAAACTTGGCTTACTGCAAAAGTAAAACGTCCTACTGACAAACGCATTTTTTATGTAAAAATGGCTTTTGATTTTGGAATGAGCGTGGAAGAAATTTTCGAAATTTGTAAAATTGATCCTTGGTTTCTCTATCAATTTGAAGAGTTATTCCAATTAGAGAATCGGTTTCGAAAAGAAGGAAAAACGATGATTGAAGAAATGAAGAAGGCAGGTTTTTCAAACCGCCAACTTGCATTTCTAAATAAAGAAGAACAAATCTTATCTCAAGTTCGAAGCGGAGCTGCTATCGAAATTACAAAAGCCAAAGTGGAAAAAACTCTTCGTGAGGAAGAAGAGGCAATCGAAAAATATTTAGAAGAAAAAAACATCCACCCAGTCTATAAACGAATTGATACGTGTGCCGGGGAATTTGAAGCTTTTACGCCTTATATGTATTCCTCTTATGACGAAGAGGATGAAGCTGATGTCACTTCGAAAAAGAAAGTGATGATCCTCGGTGGTGGTCCAAACCGTATTGGGCAAGGAATTGAATTCGATTATTGTTGTTGCCATGCTTCCTTTTCCTTACAGGAAGCAGGAGTTGAATCCATCATGGTCAACTCCAATCCAGAAACAGTTTCCACAGACTATGATACTTCTGACAGGTTGTATTTTGAACCTTTAAGTCTTGAAGACGTAATGGCAATTTTCAAAAAAGAAAAACCTGATGGCGTTATTGTTCAGTTAGGTGGTCAAACTCCTTTAAAATTAGCTAAATCATTGGAAAAAAGGGGAGTTCCAATTCTTGGAACCAGTCCCGACTCCATCGACCGTGCAGAAGACAGAAAACGTTTTGCAGAAGTTTTAGAGAAACTAAATTTAAAATCACCTGAAAATGGAATTGCCGCCTCCAAAGACAAAGCCAGAGAGATTGCACGAAAAATCGGTTATCCTGTTCTTGTGAGACCTTCCTATGTGTTAGGCGGAAGGGCCATGTTAATTGTAAACGAAGAGTCAGAACTCGATAAATACATGGAAGAAGCAGAAGAGGTATCAGAAGATAGACCACTTCTTGTAGATTCTTTTTTACAAGATGCGACCGAAGTCGACGTAGATGCTCTTTGTGATGGAAAGGATGTGTTCATTGCTGGAATCATGGAACATATTGAAGAGGCAGGAATTCACTCCGGTGACTCAGCTTGTGTGTTGCCCCCACAATCCATTTCTCAACGAATGTTACAAGAAATTGAAGAGGCCACTTACCGTTTGGCTTTGGAATTAAATGTAAAGGGACTCATTAACGTTCAATATGCGATCAAAGAAGAAACTTTGTATGTATTGGAAGTAAATCCTCGGGCTTCACGAACAGTTCCTTTTGTTGCCAAATCAATTGGAATTCCGGTAGTGAAAATTGCCGTAAGGTTGATGTTAGGGGAATCTTTGTCTTCTTTTAAATTAGGAAAACGTTTTTCTGCTCCTATGATCACTGTGAAAGAAGCGGTTTTACCATTTAGTAAGTTTCCTGGTGTTGATACCATCCTTGGGCCTGAGATGAGGTCCACCGGAGAAGTGATGGGTGTTGCAACCACAAAAGGGGAAGCCTTTGTCAAAGCACAGATCATGGCGGGTGAAGAACCACCTAAACACGGAACTGTTTTTGTGACTATTAATGATAAAACTAAAAAGGAATTACTCGAACCAGTAAGATCATTATCCAATTTAGGTTATAATATTATAGCAACGGAAGGAACACATAAATTTCTTTCTGATAATGGAATCCTATCCAGTAAAATTAATAAAATTTATGATGGATACTTCCCGAACGTGATTGATTATATCAAAGAGAAAAAAATTCATTTGATCATCAATACTCCTTTGTCAAGAGTCACCCGCGAAAATGCGTTTACGATCCGCCAAGCAGCGATTAAATATAAGGTGCCTTGTTTGACTACTTCGCAAGCAGCTAGAGCACTCATTCATGGTTTGGTGGAAATGAAGGATAAAGGTTTTTCTGTGAATTCCTTACAGGAAATTCACAGAGGACATCAAAAATAG